One Salminus brasiliensis chromosome 5, fSalBra1.hap2, whole genome shotgun sequence DNA segment encodes these proteins:
- the LOC140556255 gene encoding uncharacterized protein isoform X1, translating into MMCLKVVLSLTVLATVLLLTECSWGNGNTNYNYDLSKMSDLRKLYNSKVYKAERMTRPLEGLSFQAGKLSHSGVSRSNKKRTKFKLQGGRYYCFRVTLADGTQWLVHKGDGYGISSQTVVVHARHMASNWKIIETKNFGGSKTVSDFVKAGGTDYSLIFDNCHDASGRMMHD; encoded by the exons ATGATGTGCCTTAAGGTTGTtctcagtctgactgtgttggCCACAGTGCTACTACTTACTGAATGCTCCTGGGGCAATG GAAACACCAACTATAATTATGACCTTTCCAAAATGTCTGACCTAAGGAAACTGTACAACTCCAAAGTGTATAAGGCTGAACGAATGACCAGACCTCTGGAAGGCTTGTCTTTCCAAGCAGGCAAGCTCAGTCACTCTGGAGTGAG TCGTTCGAATAAAAAACGGACAAAATTCAAGCTTCAGGGTGGCCGCTACTACTGTTTTAG AGTGACGCTGGCTGATGGCACCCAGTGGCTGGTGCACAAAGGAGACGGCTATGGCATCTCGTCCCAGACGGTGGTCGTGCATGCTCGTCACATGGCCTCCAACTGGAAG ATTATTGAGACAAAAAACTTTGGCGGCAGTAAGACGGTCTCAGACTTCGTGAAAGCTGGAGGAACAGACTACAGTCTCATCTTCGATAACTGCCATGATGCCTCAGGCAGGATGATGCATGACTGA
- the LOC140556255 gene encoding uncharacterized protein isoform X2, whose product MMCLKVVLSLTVLATVLLLTECSWGNGNTNYNYDLSKMSDLRKLYNSKVYKAERMTRPLEGLSFQAGKLSHSGVRVTLADGTQWLVHKGDGYGISSQTVVVHARHMASNWKIIETKNFGGSKTVSDFVKAGGTDYSLIFDNCHDASGRMMHD is encoded by the exons ATGATGTGCCTTAAGGTTGTtctcagtctgactgtgttggCCACAGTGCTACTACTTACTGAATGCTCCTGGGGCAATG GAAACACCAACTATAATTATGACCTTTCCAAAATGTCTGACCTAAGGAAACTGTACAACTCCAAAGTGTATAAGGCTGAACGAATGACCAGACCTCTGGAAGGCTTGTCTTTCCAAGCAGGCAAGCTCAGTCACTCTGGAGTGAG AGTGACGCTGGCTGATGGCACCCAGTGGCTGGTGCACAAAGGAGACGGCTATGGCATCTCGTCCCAGACGGTGGTCGTGCATGCTCGTCACATGGCCTCCAACTGGAAG ATTATTGAGACAAAAAACTTTGGCGGCAGTAAGACGGTCTCAGACTTCGTGAAAGCTGGAGGAACAGACTACAGTCTCATCTTCGATAACTGCCATGATGCCTCAGGCAGGATGATGCATGACTGA